Within Epilithonimonas zeae, the genomic segment AAAGATGTTATCATTACATTAAAAGGAAACTAAGCCTTAAAACAACCTATTGAGATTATTATCTTTCATATTAATATTAACTTCGATTCTAACTTTTTCTCAGAAAAAAATTGGATTCGATTCTTTACAATTGAGAGATATTCAAGAAGTTTTAGGAGATGACTACGGCAACATCTATATATATAAGAAGAAAGATTTCAGTCTTACCAAATACGATTCTGTGGGAGCACAACTGGGAAAGTTGTTAATGACTTTTCCATATAAAATCCAAAGTGTTACCAATCCTCTTAATATTGTCATGTTTTCAGAAAATGCTCAGGAAATAAAATTCCTCGATCAAAACCTGAATGAAATCCAGAAAATCAATCTAAGTTCAACTTTCGGTTTTATAAAAGCCGTTTATGCAGAAGATTTACAATTTGCGTGGCTAATAGATGATAGCAACAAAACACTTTTTCAATACAATTTCCGAAGCAATTCTGTAATTAATTCATTCCCTTTCAATATTAACCTTCAGTCTCTGCAGGATTTTTTAGTCTATAATAATAAGGTATATATCCTTAGGGAAAATATTTTAGAAGTTTATAACACCAGAGCTACCCTGCTCTATTCTGCGACTATTATCAATGCCAGAAAACTCCGAAGAAACAATGATGATATTTTGATATTTGAAAACCAAAGTGTCAAAAAATTCGATGGCAAAAACCTGATCGAGATTTTTCAAAATCTCAATGCAAAAATTGTGGATAAAAATAACGCTGGATTTTTGGCACTCATAAAGGACAAACTTTATCTTTACAGACAAATAAATGATAATTGATAAATCATAATTGATTTCGAAGTTTCAGCTTTCAACACTATCATTTATCAACCATAACTTATCAATTATAACGAAAATGCATATCGCTGTTACAGGAAATATTGGCGCCGGAAAAACAACACTAACTACAATGTTATCAAAACATTACAATTGGGAAGCGCAATTTGAAGATGTAGATCACAATCCTTATTTGGATGATTTTTATGGCGATATGTCCAAATGGAGTTTTGCGTTGCAGATTTATTTCTTAGGAAGCAGATTCCGTCAAGTGAAGGAAATCCGTGAAAGTGGAAAAAACGTCATCCAAGACAGAACCATCTATGAGGACGCACATATTTTTGCTGAAAACTTAGCTGAAATGAATTTACTTTCCGAGCGTGATTTTAACAATTATTTATCAGTTTTTACATTGATGAAAGACTTTGTTTCGGCACCGGATTTGCTAATTTATCTTAGAGCAGATGTCCCTACTTTAGTACGACAAATCTCCAAAAGAGGAAGAGAATACGAAGCTGGAATCAGTATAGATTACTTATCAAAACTGAATAACAAATACCAAAGCTGGATAGAAAATTACAAAGAAGGCAAACTTCTTGTTATAGATGTAGACCATCTGGATTTCGTAGAAAGACCTGAAGATTTTGGGTATATTCTGGAAAGAATAGATGCAGAACTGAACGGTTTGTTTTAAATTATTTTTTGGTGAAATAATTTTTGCAATCCGAAAATTACGTTAGCCAAAATTTAACTTTAAAGCATCATGATAAAAGTAATTCATAATAACAGCTGTCCCAAATCCAAAGCTATTCTGGAATATCTGGACGAGAATGATATCAAATTTCAAATCATTGATATTAAGAAAGATCCTTTAAGTTTGTTTGAGCTCAGAACATTATTCAAAAAACTCAATAAACAACCCAGCAGAATTCTAAGACACTCTACAGAATTATTCAAAAAATATTTCTCAGAATCAGAAACTATAAATGATGAGCAAGCCCTTGAAGTCATCGCTCTCAACCCCGAATTAATACAATGTCCTATCCTTATCAAAGGAAAAATTGCAATGCCGGGAAATCCTTTGGAGAATGTCAAATTTTTCATTGAAAACTAATAGCCATCTCAAAATCAAATAATTAGGTTAGTGTTTTTTTTATTCCAGATGTAATATTAATTTTTAAGAATTATTTTTGAAATAATTTGCCTAACTGAAAAATAATCCTTTATTTTGCACTCTCAAATATTCATTAGTCAAAAGAACATCGAGATATGTCAAGAATTTGCCAAATAACAGGTAAGCGTGCAATGGTAGGAAACAATGTTTCCCACGCTAATAACAAAACGAAAAGACGTTTTGAAATTAACTTGCTAGAGAAGAAATTTTTCCTTCCTGAGCAAGAAAAGTCAGTAACCCTTAAGGTTTCTGCTCACGGATTGAGAATCATCAACAAGATTGGTATTGAAGAAGCTATCGAAAGAGCAGCTAGAAACGGATACATTAAAAACACTACTAAGTAATGGCTAAAAAAGGTAACAGAGTTCAGGTAATTCTAGAATGTACTGAGCATAAGGAAAGCGGTGTAGCGGGAATGTCAAGATACATTACTACAAAAAATAAAAAGAACACTACAGAAAGATTGGAGCTTAAAAAATTCAATCCGGTTCTTAAGAAATATACTGTTCACAAAGAAATTAAGTAATTTATAAAAATATTTTACAATGGCAAAGAAAGTAGTAGCAACACTTCAAGGTGGAGCTGGTTCAAAAAAAATGACAAAAGTAATCAAAATGGTTAAGTCTTCTAAATCAGATGCTTACGTTTTTGAAGAAAAAGTAATGAACGCTGACGAAGTTGAAGGATTTTTGAAAAAATAATCCATCACACGAATACAATATAGAAACTACTCTTTTTAGGGTAGTTTTTTTGTTATCTTTGTTTTCGATAATTAGTTAACGATTATCATTAATCATTTAT encodes:
- a CDS encoding deoxynucleoside kinase, yielding MHIAVTGNIGAGKTTLTTMLSKHYNWEAQFEDVDHNPYLDDFYGDMSKWSFALQIYFLGSRFRQVKEIRESGKNVIQDRTIYEDAHIFAENLAEMNLLSERDFNNYLSVFTLMKDFVSAPDLLIYLRADVPTLVRQISKRGREYEAGISIDYLSKLNNKYQSWIENYKEGKLLVIDVDHLDFVERPEDFGYILERIDAELNGLF
- a CDS encoding arsenate reductase family protein, whose translation is MIKVIHNNSCPKSKAILEYLDENDIKFQIIDIKKDPLSLFELRTLFKKLNKQPSRILRHSTELFKKYFSESETINDEQALEVIALNPELIQCPILIKGKIAMPGNPLENVKFFIEN
- the rpmB gene encoding 50S ribosomal protein L28 yields the protein MSRICQITGKRAMVGNNVSHANNKTKRRFEINLLEKKFFLPEQEKSVTLKVSAHGLRIINKIGIEEAIERAARNGYIKNTTK
- the rpmG gene encoding 50S ribosomal protein L33, which codes for MAKKGNRVQVILECTEHKESGVAGMSRYITTKNKKNTTERLELKKFNPVLKKYTVHKEIK
- a CDS encoding DUF4295 family protein, which encodes MAKKVVATLQGGAGSKKMTKVIKMVKSSKSDAYVFEEKVMNADEVEGFLKK